A window of the Synechococcus sp. M16.1 genome harbors these coding sequences:
- a CDS encoding Nif11-like leader peptide family natural product precursor: MANSELERFVQAIADDHGLATGIKTLGSHYDIVAYANIRGYSITLAEWGRYLAMDWLQTSDADLASVHRADSAHWSWAFRQLSRWRALLMDGAESEGMLGPADFAVTRDQSVAQPASVPAPTLTDAEKDAALASFIQLVKTRPDLKDQVKSARNQDEVIGLAQAQGFAIDSLTLLRSWSQVSDFSKPTWFGWFDD, from the coding sequence ATGGCTAACTCTGAACTTGAGCGTTTCGTCCAGGCAATTGCTGATGATCACGGGCTAGCAACGGGAATCAAGACGCTTGGCTCCCATTACGACATCGTTGCCTACGCCAACATCCGTGGATACTCGATCACCTTGGCGGAATGGGGGAGATATCTGGCCATGGATTGGTTGCAGACCTCCGATGCCGATCTGGCCTCCGTTCACCGGGCCGATTCAGCCCATTGGAGCTGGGCGTTCCGTCAATTGTCCCGCTGGCGAGCGCTGTTGATGGATGGTGCTGAATCTGAGGGCATGCTTGGCCCCGCAGATTTTGCAGTGACCCGGGATCAGTCCGTTGCCCAGCCGGCCAGTGTCCCGGCACCCACCCTGACGGATGCAGAGAAAGATGCGGCTTTGGCGTCGTTCATCCAGCTGGTGAAAACACGGCCTGATCTCAAGGACCAGGTGAAATCAGCACGGAACCAAGATGAGGTGATTGGCTTGGCCCAAGCCCAGGGTTTTGCGATTGATTCGCTCACGCTGTTGCGGAGTTGGAGTCAGGTGTCTGACTTCAGCAAACCCACCTGGTTTGGCTGGTTTGATGATTGA
- a CDS encoding CpeR family transcriptional regulator: protein MSAIEAEKQLKTWIRSQHLICEGTDFIFETVDQTHLEKFERCIEAIGGRVRKIAAAGNWPMGPRRTFKILRATASVPRPGGESLVTYWAKRGTTRTRYAEIS, encoded by the coding sequence ATGTCTGCAATTGAGGCCGAGAAACAACTGAAAACCTGGATCCGGTCGCAGCATCTGATTTGCGAAGGAACCGATTTCATCTTTGAAACGGTGGATCAAACCCACCTCGAAAAATTCGAGCGTTGCATTGAAGCCATCGGTGGACGCGTGCGAAAAATTGCAGCTGCCGGGAACTGGCCGATGGGGCCAAGGCGCACCTTCAAAATCCTTCGCGCCACAGCATCAGTTCCCAGGCCCGGTGGTGAGTCATTGGTGACCTATTGGGCCAAACGCGGCACCACGCGCACCCGCTATGCGGAGATCAGCTGA
- a CDS encoding chromophore lyase CpcT/CpeT, whose amino-acid sequence MSDNNDALLLFAKTLAGHYSNLQQSQENPKDFAHINIFFRPLPWDVLKAPGFYSEQSYDHDPWRPYRQGIHRLLPAEGETFIVENYGFADPIRLAGAGQRPELLNSLKPESLKPRCGCGMHFREVESGRYLGEVEPGKNCMVPRDGRLTYLVSEVDVNATDWISRDRGFDPDTEEQRWGSEHGPLRFKRVAHLGNELDQNWLQW is encoded by the coding sequence ATGTCAGACAACAACGATGCTCTGCTCCTCTTCGCCAAGACGCTCGCAGGGCATTACAGCAATCTTCAACAGTCTCAGGAGAATCCCAAGGATTTCGCTCATATCAATATCTTTTTTCGCCCGCTTCCCTGGGATGTGTTGAAGGCACCTGGATTTTATTCAGAGCAAAGTTATGACCATGATCCTTGGCGGCCCTACCGCCAAGGCATTCATCGATTGCTCCCGGCCGAGGGTGAGACGTTCATCGTTGAGAACTACGGATTCGCTGATCCCATCCGGCTGGCGGGTGCAGGCCAACGCCCTGAACTCCTCAACAGCCTCAAGCCTGAGTCCCTGAAACCACGTTGTGGCTGTGGGATGCACTTTCGTGAGGTTGAGTCCGGTCGATACCTGGGTGAAGTGGAGCCCGGCAAGAACTGCATGGTTCCCCGGGATGGCCGGCTGACGTATTTGGTCAGTGAAGTGGATGTCAACGCCACAGACTGGATCAGTCGCGATCGAGGCTTTGACCCCGACACGGAAGAGCAGCGCTGGGGCTCCGAACACGGGCCGCTGCGGTTCAAACGTGTGGCTCACCTCGGAAACGAGCTGGACCAGAACTGGCTCCAGTGGTGA
- a CDS encoding phycobiliprotein lyase, with product MNIEQFVAQSEGTWRSMRSGHSLAFQQFEEVLSEVQISRIDASDKEINDLIQSSSLSEGSEVSAPFRMTWAAESDWEPDDPNEVSSGSCLIVPIPSDDSKGVLLRSVGYAEAAPAESSYSFLSDGTFLLTTQYEQSIAEERIWFVSEHVRCRSSVLRTSAGSGVLQTSFASEVRRLSN from the coding sequence ATGAACATCGAGCAATTTGTTGCTCAAAGCGAGGGAACGTGGCGATCGATGCGATCCGGCCACTCCCTCGCTTTTCAGCAATTTGAAGAAGTCCTCAGTGAAGTTCAGATATCACGGATTGACGCTTCCGATAAAGAGATCAACGACTTAATTCAATCGTCGAGCCTGAGTGAAGGATCAGAGGTTTCGGCACCATTTCGAATGACCTGGGCCGCCGAAAGCGATTGGGAACCTGATGATCCCAATGAGGTGTCATCCGGTTCATGCCTGATTGTGCCCATTCCAAGCGATGACAGCAAAGGAGTTCTGCTGCGGAGTGTTGGCTATGCAGAAGCAGCGCCAGCAGAATCGAGCTACAGCTTTCTCAGCGACGGAACATTTCTGCTCACCACCCAATACGAGCAATCCATCGCCGAGGAACGCATCTGGTTTGTCTCGGAGCATGTTCGCTGCCGCTCCTCCGTGCTGCGCACATCGGCTGGATCAGGTGTGTTGCAAACGTCCTTCGCTTCTGAAGTGCGGCGCCTGAGCAACTGA
- a CDS encoding phycobilisome rod-core linker polypeptide: protein MTTATLATPANQDRSHAEDIIRAVYRQVFGNRHLMELDVQPSIEALFINGDLTVQGLVTALAQSESYRRLFLETNNPYRFVELNFKHLLGRPPRDQAEISEHVRRLADEGFEAEIASYTYSDEYLNNFGIDSVPYARTQTSVDGESTVAYQRNQAMDPGFAGFDANQASVLQVSLASNTNPSAAGTRKVVGGGNSFTILWTSRVQLGAVRRSSQRSVVSYASLSRTIQSIQAQGGNILSIANA from the coding sequence ATGACCACTGCCACCCTGGCCACACCCGCCAACCAAGATCGCAGCCACGCTGAAGACATCATTCGTGCCGTGTACCGGCAGGTCTTCGGCAACCGCCACCTGATGGAGCTGGACGTTCAGCCCTCCATCGAAGCTCTCTTCATCAACGGCGACCTCACTGTTCAGGGTCTGGTCACAGCACTGGCTCAGTCGGAAAGCTACCGGCGGCTGTTCCTTGAGACGAACAACCCCTACCGCTTCGTTGAACTGAACTTCAAGCACCTGCTGGGCCGTCCTCCCCGGGATCAGGCTGAAATCAGTGAGCACGTGCGTCGCCTGGCCGACGAAGGTTTCGAAGCCGAAATCGCCAGCTACACCTACAGCGACGAGTATCTGAACAACTTCGGCATCGACTCGGTTCCCTACGCCCGTACCCAAACGAGCGTGGACGGCGAAAGCACCGTGGCCTACCAGCGCAACCAGGCCATGGATCCTGGCTTCGCTGGCTTCGATGCCAATCAAGCCTCTGTGCTGCAGGTGAGCCTGGCCTCCAATACGAATCCCTCGGCAGCTGGCACCAGAAAAGTGGTGGGCGGCGGCAACAGCTTCACCATCCTCTGGACCTCCCGCGTTCAACTGGGTGCCGTGCGTCGCTCTTCCCAGCGCTCGGTGGTGAGCTACGCCTCCCTGTCCCGCACCATTCAGAGCATCCAGGCTCAGGGCGGGAACATTCTTTCTATTGCGAACGCTTAA
- a CDS encoding phycobilisome rod-core linker polypeptide: MSASQGFGAASLNDAPVSFSRTRNASAKAALSNGEFLRQSCASMKIAIGPRNHEDCPHGVTAQRYAPDDSAALATAISAAYRQVYGNAHVMDNERSAELEARYGNGELSTRDFVRGLAKTSFYKARFFEGVAPQRGIELNLKHLLGRPPVDQAEMSAHISLLASGGHEAVIDFIVDGAEYAEVFGDDVVPYTRSFTSAAGIPNNSFARMATLERGFAISDSAVGSRSQLANGLARNTTAYIQLPSGASFTGGAQPSGLGSNAQFAAKKRTSSDGGDSTPIRNDAYVGFGLGQREQEVFQRCPGDTADQINGLIRATYRQVMGNPHLMESERAMSAESRFAEGYLSTRELVRAIALSPEYSRRFFETNAPYRFVELNFKHFLGRAPKSQAELSEHIQILANDGYEAEINSYLDSAEYQNTFGEDTVPYMRILSEQGRAQVAFNRHLSLAEGFAASDSVLNSASLVTSVATNSVPSGWRTTTTRTNRNGAVAGSPAATTKRFRIVVEAQPRGGRQRTPNASYLVSGKDMSSQMKYIHARGGRIVSITEVM, from the coding sequence ATGTCTGCCTCACAAGGCTTCGGCGCCGCTTCCCTCAACGATGCTCCCGTCTCCTTCAGCCGGACCCGCAACGCATCTGCCAAAGCGGCCCTGAGCAACGGTGAATTCCTGCGCCAATCCTGCGCTTCGATGAAGATCGCCATCGGGCCTCGCAATCATGAGGATTGCCCCCATGGCGTGACTGCTCAGCGCTACGCACCGGACGACTCCGCAGCCCTGGCCACAGCCATCAGTGCTGCCTACCGCCAGGTTTACGGCAACGCCCATGTGATGGACAACGAGCGTTCCGCTGAGCTGGAAGCCCGTTATGGCAATGGCGAGCTCAGCACCCGCGATTTCGTTCGCGGCCTGGCCAAAACCTCCTTCTACAAAGCCCGCTTTTTCGAGGGTGTTGCGCCTCAGCGCGGCATCGAACTGAACCTCAAGCACCTGCTGGGCCGGCCACCCGTGGATCAGGCCGAGATGTCGGCTCACATTTCACTGCTGGCGAGTGGTGGCCACGAGGCCGTGATCGATTTCATCGTCGATGGGGCTGAATACGCGGAAGTGTTCGGTGACGACGTGGTGCCTTACACCCGCTCGTTCACGTCCGCCGCTGGCATCCCCAACAACAGCTTCGCCCGCATGGCGACGCTCGAGCGCGGCTTCGCCATCAGCGACAGCGCCGTCGGCAGCCGCAGCCAGCTTGCCAATGGCTTGGCACGCAACACCACGGCCTACATCCAGCTGCCTTCCGGAGCCAGCTTCACCGGCGGCGCTCAGCCCAGCGGCCTGGGCAGCAATGCGCAATTCGCTGCCAAGAAGCGGACCAGCAGTGATGGTGGAGATTCCACCCCGATCCGCAACGACGCTTACGTCGGTTTCGGCCTGGGTCAACGGGAACAGGAAGTGTTCCAGCGCTGCCCGGGTGACACCGCCGATCAGATCAATGGTCTGATTCGCGCCACCTACCGCCAGGTGATGGGCAACCCCCATCTGATGGAGTCCGAACGGGCGATGTCGGCTGAGAGCCGTTTCGCCGAGGGCTATCTGAGCACCAGAGAGCTAGTACGCGCCATCGCTCTCTCCCCCGAGTACAGCCGCCGTTTCTTTGAAACGAACGCCCCTTACCGCTTCGTTGAGCTCAACTTCAAGCACTTCCTGGGCCGGGCACCCAAGTCTCAGGCGGAACTGAGTGAGCACATCCAGATCCTGGCCAACGACGGCTACGAGGCAGAGATCAACAGCTACCTCGACAGCGCTGAGTACCAGAACACCTTCGGTGAAGACACGGTGCCCTACATGCGCATCCTCAGCGAACAAGGCAGAGCTCAGGTGGCCTTCAACCGCCACCTCTCCCTGGCAGAAGGCTTCGCAGCCAGCGACTCCGTCCTCAACAGCGCATCCCTGGTCACCTCCGTGGCCACCAACTCCGTCCCCAGTGGCTGGAGAACCACCACGACCCGGACCAACCGGAACGGCGCTGTGGCCGGATCTCCTGCCGCCACCACGAAGCGCTTCCGCATCGTGGTGGAAGCTCAGCCGCGCGGCGGACGCCAGCGCACGCCGAATGCGAGTTATCTCGTCTCCGGTAAGGACATGAGCAGCCAGATGAAGTACATCCACGCCCGCGGCGGCCGGATCGTCTCCATTACCGAAGTGATGTGA
- a CDS encoding phycobilisome linker polypeptide: protein MPFGPASLLGVERFSQESEAPLELIPGDDDAKKEQIIRAVYKQVLGNAYVMESERQLVAESQFKLGEISVRELVRRIAKSELYRDRFFDACSRYRYIELAFRHLLGRAPVDFDEMRAHAERLDSHGYEADIDSFLDCSDYQDTFGEWTVPFQRGWKTESCTTLQEFTWSFQLLRGNSSSSLKGDLSGISSKLGGNAYQNRPMAVVPPSSIEATGWSFRPSKNLQDAPTRHGVGAGEQGKTYRVEVTGYSANNVRRISRYTRSNRVYFVPFDKLSEQFKRIHAEGGKIASITPVN, encoded by the coding sequence ATGCCCTTCGGTCCTGCCTCTCTTCTCGGGGTCGAGCGTTTCTCGCAAGAGAGCGAAGCTCCTCTTGAACTCATCCCTGGTGATGACGACGCCAAGAAGGAACAAATCATCCGCGCCGTCTACAAGCAGGTGCTGGGAAATGCCTACGTGATGGAGAGCGAGCGACAGCTCGTCGCCGAATCCCAGTTCAAGCTGGGTGAGATCAGCGTGAGAGAGCTGGTGCGCCGCATCGCCAAGAGCGAGCTGTACCGCGATCGCTTCTTCGACGCCTGCTCCCGCTACCGCTACATCGAGCTGGCCTTCCGCCACCTGCTGGGTCGCGCCCCGGTGGACTTCGATGAGATGCGTGCTCACGCCGAACGGCTCGACAGCCACGGCTACGAAGCCGACATCGACAGCTTCTTGGATTGCTCCGACTACCAGGACACGTTCGGCGAATGGACCGTTCCCTTCCAGCGGGGCTGGAAGACCGAATCCTGCACCACCCTGCAGGAATTCACCTGGAGCTTCCAGCTTCTGCGCGGTAACAGCAGCAGCAGCCTGAAAGGCGATCTTTCCGGGATCAGCAGCAAGCTCGGCGGCAACGCCTACCAGAACCGTCCGATGGCGGTGGTTCCCCCCTCCTCCATCGAAGCCACCGGCTGGAGCTTCCGTCCCTCCAAGAACCTGCAGGACGCCCCCACCCGCCATGGCGTGGGTGCAGGCGAACAGGGCAAGACCTACAGGGTGGAAGTCACCGGCTACAGCGCCAACAACGTGCGCCGGATCTCCCGCTACACCCGCTCCAACCGGGTGTACTTCGTGCCCTTCGACAAGCTCTCTGAGCAGTTCAAACGCATCCATGCCGAAGGCGGCAAGATCGCCAGCATCACTCCCGTGAACTGA
- a CDS encoding pentapeptide repeat-containing protein has protein sequence MTALSTPLNLDSWQPPEQTLASGSLDGAVDARGADWRGVTVEKGDLRGANLCRADLRGADLSSCQLEGADLRLARYDASTRVPEGFDLLSSGAVGPKAKLSGVFLNSTDLRGMDLRGAVLMGAYLSGADLSGALLDNVRLVGSDLRHAILRGAMCRGARFGTCQLDFTDFRGADLSEAGLESAESIKGADFSLTTGLSGQRDALLARSFEELDCWNALTRSTTRDSLESLS, from the coding sequence TTGACGGCGCTTTCCACCCCCCTGAATCTGGACAGCTGGCAGCCGCCGGAACAAACCCTGGCCTCAGGGTCCCTGGATGGCGCGGTTGATGCCCGGGGCGCCGATTGGAGGGGGGTGACCGTTGAAAAGGGCGACCTGCGGGGCGCCAACCTCTGTCGCGCTGATCTCAGGGGCGCCGACCTCTCCAGCTGCCAGCTGGAAGGAGCCGACCTGCGCCTGGCGCGCTACGACGCCAGCACCCGCGTGCCGGAGGGCTTTGATCTGCTCAGCAGCGGGGCCGTTGGCCCCAAAGCCAAGCTGAGTGGCGTCTTCTTGAACAGCACCGATCTGCGGGGGATGGATCTACGCGGTGCCGTGCTGATGGGGGCCTATCTGAGTGGGGCTGACCTGAGTGGCGCCCTGCTGGACAACGTTCGCCTGGTGGGATCGGATCTCCGCCACGCGATCCTGCGAGGCGCCATGTGCCGTGGGGCCCGCTTTGGCACATGCCAGCTGGATTTCACCGACTTTCGTGGTGCTGACCTCTCCGAGGCAGGCCTGGAGAGCGCGGAATCGATCAAAGGCGCCGATTTCTCGCTCACGACTGGGCTGAGCGGGCAGCGTGATGCGCTTCTGGCCCGCTCCTTCGAAGAACTCGACTGTTGGAACGCCCTGACGCGGAGCACGACCCGCGACAGCCTCGAATCCCTGTCCTGA
- a CDS encoding phycobilisome rod-core linker polypeptide: MAIPLLGYPLSTQNGRVSNLAGDNSTVQSQLYPSSAAGDDTNRSDMDAVIEQAYRQVFFHAMRSDREPFLESQLRSGNITVRDFIRGLLLSERFQQGYYQCSSNYRMVDQVVGRVLGRPTHGDAERRAWSIVIGEKGFTAFVDAVLDSPEYMESFGYDLVPQQRSRVLPGRSLGETPIYQQFPRYGADWRDALQDRAPSDQAAQMQQLEMSSAWVNGQPPAFALKLWLGLAVVGGFELGRVVLTIAFSMLRS; this comes from the coding sequence ATGGCCATCCCGCTCCTTGGGTACCCGCTCAGCACGCAGAACGGTCGGGTGAGCAATCTCGCCGGAGACAACAGCACCGTTCAGAGCCAGCTCTATCCCTCCTCTGCTGCAGGTGACGACACCAACCGCAGCGACATGGATGCCGTGATCGAACAGGCCTACCGCCAGGTCTTCTTCCATGCAATGCGCAGTGATCGCGAACCATTCCTGGAATCACAACTCCGCAGCGGCAACATCACGGTGCGGGATTTCATCCGAGGCCTGCTGCTCTCGGAACGCTTCCAGCAGGGCTATTACCAGTGCAGCTCCAACTACCGGATGGTGGATCAGGTGGTGGGACGGGTGCTCGGCCGCCCGACCCATGGCGACGCCGAACGCCGCGCCTGGTCGATCGTGATCGGCGAAAAGGGCTTCACAGCCTTTGTCGACGCGGTGCTCGACAGCCCTGAATACATGGAGAGCTTCGGCTACGACCTGGTTCCTCAGCAACGCTCGCGGGTGTTGCCGGGTCGATCCCTGGGCGAGACCCCGATTTACCAGCAATTCCCGCGCTACGGGGCCGACTGGCGCGATGCCTTGCAGGATCGAGCTCCCAGCGACCAGGCCGCTCAGATGCAGCAGCTGGAGATGTCATCGGCCTGGGTCAATGGCCAACCTCCTGCCTTCGCCCTCAAGCTCTGGCTGGGCCTGGCTGTTGTCGGCGGATTCGAGCTGGGCCGTGTGGTCCTTACCATCGCCTTCTCGATGCTTCGCAGCTGA
- a CDS encoding phycobilisome polypeptide, with amino-acid sequence MNLQNTDFKTLVQTAQVQGLSLNQDLPQATRRILERADQAQRQLTSEELATICQASGIDQSLPSSLIQRSDHLVNQARAQLLATQPHLVQPGGALHPQDRAEACWRDCWNFLRVVIYAVACNQSCFTNPSGMAALRELYRRMNVPIEGMNIALVQLKKLGLEGVSRSNEQQLISDCFQHLRDQLNKTAVKS; translated from the coding sequence TTGAACCTTCAAAACACCGACTTCAAAACCCTGGTGCAGACCGCCCAGGTTCAAGGGCTGAGCCTCAACCAAGATTTGCCGCAGGCCACACGCCGCATTCTTGAGCGTGCTGATCAAGCCCAACGCCAGCTCACGAGTGAGGAGCTCGCCACGATCTGCCAGGCCTCCGGCATTGATCAGTCGCTCCCCAGCAGCCTGATCCAACGATCGGATCACCTGGTGAACCAGGCCCGGGCACAGCTGCTTGCAACCCAACCGCATCTGGTGCAACCGGGCGGAGCTCTTCACCCTCAGGACAGGGCAGAGGCCTGCTGGCGGGACTGCTGGAACTTTCTACGCGTGGTCATCTACGCGGTGGCCTGCAACCAGAGCTGCTTTACAAACCCGAGCGGCATGGCCGCCCTGAGAGAGCTGTACAGACGAATGAACGTGCCCATCGAGGGGATGAACATCGCCCTCGTTCAGCTCAAAAAGCTTGGGCTGGAAGGGGTCTCACGATCGAACGAACAGCAGCTGATCAGCGACTGCTTCCAACACCTGAGAGATCAGCTCAACAAAACTGCAGTTAAGAGCTGA
- a CDS encoding TVP38/TMEM64 family protein, which yields MSRLKTGLKVSAWIAIFIVAVVYLQRYGIAPLQSAVNDMGIWAPLGLFLLRGVSIILPALPSSVYSLLAGSLLGFKAGYLTIILSDLVFCSAAFFIARRWGRGPVSRLVGASAMKRIDGFSKNQLEGNFFLMTGLLMTGLFDFLSYAIGISRTHWRLFAPALLISVLISDSILVAVGAGAAQGASLTLGLALLAMFALATITGVLKKKSSEAPSNTHS from the coding sequence ATGTCCAGGCTGAAGACGGGGCTGAAGGTCAGCGCCTGGATCGCCATCTTCATTGTTGCCGTCGTTTATCTGCAGCGATACGGCATCGCACCGCTGCAAAGCGCCGTGAATGACATGGGCATCTGGGCCCCACTCGGCCTGTTCCTGCTGCGGGGCGTGAGCATCATCCTGCCAGCGCTGCCCAGTTCGGTGTATTCCCTCCTGGCCGGCTCGCTGCTGGGCTTCAAAGCGGGCTACCTCACGATCATCCTTTCGGACCTGGTGTTCTGCAGCGCGGCTTTCTTCATTGCCCGCCGCTGGGGACGCGGACCGGTGAGCCGTCTGGTGGGGGCAAGCGCGATGAAACGCATCGATGGCTTCAGCAAGAACCAGCTTGAGGGCAACTTCTTCTTGATGACAGGCCTGCTGATGACCGGGCTGTTTGATTTCCTCAGCTATGCGATCGGAATCAGCCGCACCCACTGGCGTCTATTCGCTCCGGCACTGCTGATCAGCGTGCTGATCAGCGATTCGATCCTCGTGGCCGTCGGAGCAGGCGCCGCTCAGGGCGCCAGCCTTACCTTGGGCTTGGCTCTGCTGGCAATGTTTGCTCTAGCCACCATCACCGGTGTGCTGAAAAAGAAATCCTCAGAGGCGCCCTCCAACACCCACTCCTGA